The proteins below come from a single Candidatus Omnitrophota bacterium genomic window:
- the serS gene encoding serine--tRNA ligase — MLDLKFIRENRDQVKEGIKSKGQKIDIDELLAIDEERRKLMTEVETLKAERNKANNEISALMKVKKNPKEIIDKMKAVSQKIAELDIKVGELDQKLEKILYVIPNLPDKSVPIGSPEANKIVKSWGDTPKFSFKPKSHMEIAELLNIISFGVAAKITGSNFVLFTGPGARLERALINFMLDLHTKKHGYREVFPPFLVNRRSMTGTGQLPKLEEDMYRLKDEDLFLIPTAEVPVTNIHSGDILEEEKLPIRYTAYSACFRREAGSYGKDTKGLIRVHQFDKVELVKFVKPETSFDELEKLLADAEEVLQILKIPYRVKLLASGDMSFAAAKCYDIEIYAAGVDAYLEVSSCSCFTDFQARRANIRYRQKETKKTAFVHTLNGSGVALARLVVAILENYQNEDGTVNIPEALVPYMDGVKKIEKGA; from the coding sequence ATGCTAGATCTAAAATTCATAAGAGAGAACAGGGACCAGGTCAAGGAAGGCATTAAGAGTAAGGGCCAGAAGATCGATATTGATGAGCTCCTCGCTATAGACGAAGAGCGCCGAAAACTCATGACAGAGGTAGAGACTCTGAAGGCCGAGCGCAATAAGGCCAATAATGAGATATCCGCGCTGATGAAGGTAAAGAAGAACCCTAAAGAGATTATTGACAAAATGAAGGCTGTTTCCCAAAAAATAGCCGAATTAGACATAAAAGTGGGTGAACTAGACCAAAAATTAGAGAAAATACTATATGTAATCCCAAATTTACCCGATAAATCGGTCCCAATTGGCAGCCCGGAAGCCAATAAGATAGTGAAATCATGGGGAGATACCCCGAAATTTAGCTTTAAACCTAAGAGCCACATGGAGATAGCAGAATTATTGAATATAATAAGTTTTGGTGTTGCAGCCAAGATAACGGGATCGAATTTCGTGCTATTCACAGGGCCGGGCGCCAGGCTCGAGAGGGCGCTTATTAACTTTATGCTCGATCTGCATACCAAAAAACACGGTTATAGGGAAGTCTTCCCGCCGTTTTTGGTCAATAGGCGCAGTATGACAGGCACGGGGCAGCTTCCAAAGCTGGAAGAGGATATGTATAGATTGAAAGACGAGGATCTTTTTTTAATCCCGACAGCCGAGGTGCCGGTGACCAATATTCATTCGGGTGATATTCTGGAAGAAGAGAAGCTCCCGATACGCTATACAGCTTATTCGGCCTGTTTTAGGCGCGAGGCCGGATCATATGGCAAAGACACGAAGGGCCTTATAAGAGTGCACCAGTTCGATAAGGTGGAGCTTGTGAAATTCGTGAAACCTGAGACTTCATTCGATGAGCTGGAGAAATTACTAGCCGATGCCGAAGAGGTCCTGCAGATACTGAAGATCCCTTACAGGGTAAAGCTTCTGGCATCAGGCGACATGTCATTCGCCGCCGCGAAATGTTACGATATAGAGATCTATGCCGCGGGCGTCGACGCTTATCTGGAGGTCTCGAGCTGTTCCTGCTTCACCGATTTTCAGGCCAGGCGTGCGAACATCCGCTACAGGCAGAAGGAGACTAAGAAGACGGCGTTCGTGCATACATTGAACGGCTCGGGCGTAGCGCTGGCCCGGCTCGTTGTGGCGATATTGGAGAATTATCAGAATGAGGACGGTACCGTAAATATCCCCGAGGCTCTTGTGCCGTACATGGATGGGGTAAAGAAGATAGAGAAAGGCGCCTAA